In Deltaproteobacteria bacterium CG11_big_fil_rev_8_21_14_0_20_49_13, the sequence CAATATGGACGGGAGACAGGTTAAAAGAGCATGTAAAGGTCAAACTCGGCGACACTAAGATGATAGTCGTCTCGAACCGAGAACCTTACATGCACGTTAAAAAGGGGAAAGAGATCGAATGCATAAGGCCCGCCAGCGGACTCATTACAGCGCTTGAACCCATCCTTCGGGCGAGCGGAGGGACCTGGGTGGCTCACGGAGCGGGCAACGCCGACAAGGAGACTGTTGACAAGAACAACATCGTCAAGGTCCCGCCGGGGCTCAATCAATACGACCTTAAACGCGTATGGCTGACGCAGGAGGAAGAGGAAGGATACTACTACGGCTTCTCCAACGAAGGTCTGTGGCCTCTATGCCATATCGCACACACAAGGCCCACATTCAGGGCGAACGACTGGGCAAGATATAAGGATGTGAACCTGAAGTTCGCAAGAAGCCTTGATGATGAGATAAAGAACAAGGATTCGGTGGTCTTCATACAGGACTATCACTTCACCGTACTTCCAAGGGCCATAAAGGAGCACCACGAAAACTCGAAGGTGGCGCTCTTCTGGCATATACCCTGGCCCAATCCGGAGGCCTTCGCGATCTGCCCGTGGAAAAGGGAGATATTGCACGGAATGCTTGGCTCCAACCTTATCGGCTTTCATACCCAGTTCCACTGCAACAATTTTCTTGAGACCATCGACAGGACCCTTGAATGCAGAATAGACTGGGAACATTTTTCGGTGACAAGGCTCGGACATACCACCTTTGTCAAACCATTTCCTATCAGCATAGATTTCAACGCTTCTCAAGCGACCGGTTCTGTGTCTTCAAAGGAAGAGCTCCTTAGGAATCTCGACGTTAAAGCAGCCTACATGGGCATTGGCGTGGACAGAATGGACTACACGAAGGGCATCATGGAAAGGTTCAGGGCAATAGAGCGCTTCTTTGAGAAATATCCCCAGTATTCCGGCCTCTTCACCTTTGTCCAGATCGGGGCCCCCAGCAGAGAACATATAAAGAAATATCACGACCTCATCGCTGAACTTACCGCCGAGTCGGAGAGGATCAACTGGAAGCTCCAGTCCGGCGGCTGGAAACCGATCGTCTTCCTCAAAAAATATTTTTCGCATGAGGAGATAGAGCCGTACTACCGCGCCGCGGACCTCTGCATCGTCTCCTCGCTTCACGACGGAATGAACCTTGTTGCAAAAGAGTTCATCTCCTCGCGCGAGAACGAGAGCGGAGTTCTCATCTTAAGCACGTTCACCGGGGCGGCAAGGGAGTTAAGCGATGCCCTTCTTATAAACCCTTATGACATAGAGCAATCATCCGACATGATACGAACGGCACTGGAGATGGGTTCCGAAGAACAGGCCCTCCGGATGAACCGTATGAGGGCAAAGATAAGGGAGAACAATATATTCAAATGGGCATCGGACATCATCACCGAAATAGCAAAGGGATAAGAGGCATATTCTACCTATTCGATTTTGACGGCACCCTTTCCCCCATTGTTAAGGACCCCGATCGGGCAAGTTTTCCTCGAACCGCCAAAAAGCTCTTAAGGTCCCTCGCACACGACAAGTTCTCAAAAGTTGCCGTGGTCACCGGGAGGGCTTACAGCGACATATTCCGCAGGGTGGGTTTTACTAACATCTACTACGCCGCAAACCACGGGCTGGAGATATATAAAGGAAGAAAGAAACTACTTATAAAGGGAGCTCGTTTTGAAAAAAAAATAGGATCGATATTAAAGATAGTTAAAGCCGCCGTTTACAGGATAAAAGGGGTCATAATCCAGGAGAAGGGTCTCTCTTTGAGCATCCACTTCAGGATGGTGGCAAAGAATAAAAGGAGCGAGTTGATCAAAAGGGTCACAGCCGCCACAAAAAAGCCCCTTAAAAAAGCCGGGCTCAATATGCATGGCGGCAAAATGGTCCTGGAGATAAGGCCCATGGCCTTGTGGAACAAGGGGGACGCATCTCTTTGGTTATGCAGGAAGTTCGGAAAGGGCTATCTCCCCTTTTACATCGGCGATGACACCACAGATGAAGATGCCTTCAAGGTCATAAAGAAGATCGGGATAGCCGCAAGGGTCAGATACAAAAAAGGGACCCACGCAAGCCACATCTTGAAAGCTCCTCTCTACTAAGACCTACGCAAAGAATAGGAACGTGATGAGGATATAAAGCGGCGCCAGTATAAGCGTGGAACGAAGGACATAGCCCATGAACGACGGCATCTTATAGCCATAGTGTTCCGATATCGACTTCACCATAAAATTAGGCCCGTTGCCTATATACGAGTTGGCGCCCATAAGAACGGCGCCGACGCTTATCGCCTTCAAGACGATCTCGCTCACACCGGCAACGGTCACGCCCGACGGAATGCTCTGCCCAAGACTTAAGAAGCTGAGATAAGTGGGGGCATTATCGAGAAATGTCGAAAGGGCTCCGGTCATCCAGAAGAACTCCCACGGTTTGCTTACGCCGAGCGAGGCCCCTCTTTGATGCAATATCTCAAGCGCGGGGGTCATGG encodes:
- a CDS encoding trehalose-6-phosphate synthase, encoding MKITARFIVSLIVAMVIVAGVFSYFNVTSEKKRLQFDVEHRAWLVAEGMRDSIAALAEKSPSPKMERLLDKISKSKQVPGIAVYDTAGEIINSSKDLPELPTEKPKIIFDNFEGTDGRGEFVNTGTKKLYVFAVPVSNDEGVRIATLVIFNDVSYIDEYLLNIWKRGAARLLTLVLIVSVITILIFRWSVLGPIAKMTEWIKGAQSGEVPPFNPAAEDLFAPISKEISNLTKTLAQARAAAEEEAKLRQTAEAIWTGDRLKEHVKVKLGDTKMIVVSNREPYMHVKKGKEIECIRPASGLITALEPILRASGGTWVAHGAGNADKETVDKNNIVKVPPGLNQYDLKRVWLTQEEEEGYYYGFSNEGLWPLCHIAHTRPTFRANDWARYKDVNLKFARSLDDEIKNKDSVVFIQDYHFTVLPRAIKEHHENSKVALFWHIPWPNPEAFAICPWKREILHGMLGSNLIGFHTQFHCNNFLETIDRTLECRIDWEHFSVTRLGHTTFVKPFPISIDFNASQATGSVSSKEELLRNLDVKAAYMGIGVDRMDYTKGIMERFRAIERFFEKYPQYSGLFTFVQIGAPSREHIKKYHDLIAELTAESERINWKLQSGGWKPIVFLKKYFSHEEIEPYYRAADLCIVSSLHDGMNLVAKEFISSRENESGVLILSTFTGAARELSDALLINPYDIEQSSDMIRTALEMGSEEQALRMNRMRAKIRENNIFKWASDIITEIAKG
- the otsB gene encoding trehalose-phosphatase; its protein translation is MGIGHHHRNSKGIRGIFYLFDFDGTLSPIVKDPDRASFPRTAKKLLRSLAHDKFSKVAVVTGRAYSDIFRRVGFTNIYYAANHGLEIYKGRKKLLIKGARFEKKIGSILKIVKAAVYRIKGVIIQEKGLSLSIHFRMVAKNKRSELIKRVTAATKKPLKKAGLNMHGGKMVLEIRPMALWNKGDASLWLCRKFGKGYLPFYIGDDTTDEDAFKVIKKIGIAARVRYKKGTHASHILKAPLY